A window of the Cannabis sativa cultivar Pink pepper isolate KNU-18-1 chromosome X, ASM2916894v1, whole genome shotgun sequence genome harbors these coding sequences:
- the LOC133032707 gene encoding uncharacterized protein LOC133032707 produces MGKKWKDEEENQRIVKETTMVPNRTNEVIITVFIEKPWPWPHKRAGAKSKMIFPPNQQKTKTRSFDRRAQLLAYAQQLRKSDSEQLQRPKNGSKPKYKMNVRVGLQRIRTRKQYQRLVPEVDISCKPKSVICRKKKASNKHTDSPFGKVRGILRGFCRD; encoded by the exons ATGGGGAAAAAATGGAAAGATGAGGAGGAAAATCAGAGGATTGTCAAGGAAACAACAATGGTACCCAACAGAACAAACGAAGTCATAATCACAGTATTCATCGAAAAACCATGGCCATGGCCTCATAAGAGAGCTGGTGCTAAATCAAAAATGATTTTTCCACCAAaccaacaaaaaacaaaaacacgAAGCTTTGATCGCCGGGCTCAACTCCTTGCTTATGCGCAGCAACTTAGAAAATCTGATTCAGAACAGCTACAACGGCCTAAAAATGGTTCCAAGCCAAAGTACAAG ATGAACGTTCGGGTAGGATTGCAGAGAATAAGAACCCGAAAGCAATATCAGCGATTAGTGCCAGAGGTAGACATATCATGTAAACCAAAATCTGTaatttgcagaaagaagaaagcCAGCAACAAACACACGGATTCACCCTTT GGAAAAGTCAGAGGAATTTTGAGAGGGTTTTGTAGAGATTGA
- the LOC115697198 gene encoding uncharacterized protein LOC115697198, whose product MSNQISFIIILRIYFIFHIRHCTLAEHAIQPFHEATAETQNVTAKIAIAFVSLILSLPPFRMAKANKLRRKSESKCSRASRHLLPSDTWTACKLKKKCHEVSGKKEWLDASCSVCMEFPHNAVLLLCSSYNKGCRPYMCATSNRFSNCLEQYKKAYTKVAASTTQLSEQTGESVGNIGSSSDARQPNENVEAPELLCPLCRGQVKGWTVVEPARKYLNAKKRSCMQDKCPFVGSYKELRKHVKAKHPLARPRAVDPILEEKWKRLECERERSDVISTIISSTPGAVVLGDYVLEPNQTNFYSDYDSELDDYLEDFNLGSFNLGLNGGNFSRGRFHREFASIGEDNFGGPRSAFSSYGAASGRGFQRARILVSRRRRRRSGGNNNH is encoded by the exons ATGTCCAATCAgatctcttttattattattttacgtatatatttcatttttcaTATAAGACACTGCACTTTAGCAGAGCACGCAATCCAACCCTTCCACGAAGCTACGGCGGAGACTCAGAACGTCACCGCCAAGATCGCCATCGCCTTCGTCTCTCTTATTCTCTCCCTCCCACCTTTCCGG ATGGCCAAAGCTAACAAGTTACGACGTAAGTCTGAATCAAAATGTTCCAGGGCTAGTCGACATTTATTGCCATCTGATACTTGGACAGCTTGCAAGCTAAAGAAGAAATGCCATGAAGTGTCAGGGAAGAAAGAGTGGCTTGATGCATCGTGTTCAGTATGTATGGAGTTTCCTCACAATGCTGTACTTCTTCTTTGTTCATCATATAACAAGGGCTGTCGTCCGTACATGTGTGCCACTAGTAATCGCTTTTCCAACTGTCTTGAACAATACAAGAAAGCCTACACAAAGGTAGCCGCCTCTACTACTCAACTTTCAGAACAGACGGGTGAGTCGGTCGGTAATATAGGTTCGAGTTCAGATGCAAGACAGCCCAATGAAAATGTAGAAGCACCAGAGCTTTTATGCCCACTTTGTCGAGGCCAGGTGAAAGGTTGGACAGTTGTGGAACCAGCAAGGAAGTATCTAAATGCCAAGAAGAGAAGCTGCATGCAGGACAAGTGCCCATTTGTTGGAAGTTATAAAGAGCTCAGAAAGCATGTTAAGGCGAAGCATCCTCTGGCAAGACCTCGAGCAGTGGATCCTATCCTTGAAGAGAAATGGAAGAGGCTTGAATGTGAAAGAGAGCGGAGTGATGTCATCAGCACAATTATATCATCAACACCAGGGGCAGTGGTGCTTGGTGATTATGTTCTTGAGCCAAACCAGACTAACTTTTACAGTGATTATGATTCTGAACTGGATGATTACTTGGAGGATTTTAATTTAGGTTCATTCAATTTAGGGCTGAATGGTGGTAATTTCTCACGTGGTAGATTCCACAGGGAGTTTGCCTCTATTGGTGAAGACAACTTTGGGGGGCCTCGTTCTGCATTCTCCAGTTATGGGGCTGCTTCTGGACGTGGTTTCCAGAGAGCAAGGATACTGGTTTCAAGGAGGCGCCGAAGACGCAGCGGAGGAAACAACAATCATTAA